One part of the Arthrobacter tumbae genome encodes these proteins:
- a CDS encoding MFS transporter produces MNLPSSGRPVTTLLQAVSVTTTGVLPAFLLGALAVQIRDDLDLGPAQMGIAAATLFAVAGISARLMGRIVQRVGAGRGMVFSAILATLALAGAGAAPSFPVLVAALFIGGLANAMAQPSANLGISRSIGSNRLGLAFGVKQSSIPMASLLGGLAVPGIALVLGWRYAFFFGAGLALCLAVWAFFRGQAPLTTTTAAGHPEDRGTPRAGLVVLTIGAGLAAAAATSLGVFLVDSMVQSGIEPSTAGLLFAGAAVVGLSIRILLGALMDKMPTRSPYVLIANLLVAGVVGYLMLSVGSTALMVTGTLLAYSAGWTWPGLLHFAVVRDNRLAAASATGVVQTGLSLGAAGGPLLFGLLVSATSYSTAWVVAGVVALAAAITFRIGRRLIRKSRGVPVFTLSSMRRKPTPVKETS; encoded by the coding sequence GTGAACCTACCGTCCTCCGGACGGCCTGTAACCACCCTGTTGCAGGCCGTCTCGGTCACCACCACCGGGGTGCTGCCGGCGTTCCTGCTGGGCGCGCTGGCAGTGCAGATCCGCGACGACCTCGACCTGGGGCCGGCGCAGATGGGCATCGCAGCAGCAACCCTGTTTGCGGTGGCCGGGATATCCGCCCGCCTCATGGGCCGGATCGTCCAGCGCGTGGGAGCAGGGCGGGGTATGGTCTTTTCGGCCATCCTCGCAACTCTGGCGTTGGCAGGCGCCGGTGCAGCACCGTCATTCCCCGTTCTGGTGGCGGCGCTGTTCATCGGCGGCCTCGCCAACGCCATGGCCCAGCCCTCTGCCAACCTCGGCATTTCGCGGAGCATCGGCAGCAACCGGCTGGGCCTGGCGTTCGGGGTGAAGCAGTCGTCCATCCCGATGGCGTCGCTGCTGGGCGGGCTCGCCGTCCCAGGCATCGCACTGGTGCTCGGCTGGCGGTATGCGTTCTTCTTCGGCGCCGGGCTGGCGCTATGCCTGGCCGTATGGGCTTTCTTCCGCGGGCAGGCACCATTGACGACGACGACGGCGGCCGGCCACCCGGAGGACCGCGGCACCCCGCGTGCCGGGCTGGTAGTCCTCACGATCGGTGCCGGCCTCGCTGCCGCTGCCGCCACTTCGCTGGGTGTGTTCCTGGTGGACTCGATGGTGCAGTCGGGCATTGAACCGAGCACCGCGGGACTCCTTTTTGCCGGGGCGGCGGTGGTGGGCCTGAGCATCCGCATCCTCCTCGGTGCGCTGATGGACAAGATGCCCACCCGCAGCCCCTACGTACTGATCGCCAATCTGCTGGTGGCCGGCGTCGTCGGCTATCTCATGCTCAGTGTCGGGTCCACCGCGCTGATGGTGACCGGCACACTTCTTGCCTACAGCGCAGGCTGGACCTGGCCGGGGCTGCTGCACTTCGCCGTCGTGCGGGATAACCGGCTGGCAGCCGCATCGGCGACCGGCGTTGTCCAGACCGGGCTGTCGCTCGGCGCGGCCGGCGGGCCGCTGTTGTTCGGGCTGCTGGTCAGCGCCACCTCATACTCCACTGCCTGGGTGGTGGCCGGCGTCGTGGCGCTGGCAGCTGCCATTACTTTCCGCATCGGGCGCCGGCTGATCCGCAAGTCGCGGGGAGTTCCGGTGTTCACACTTTCCTCGATGCGACGCAAACCCACACCCGTAAAGGAGACTTCATGA
- a CDS encoding dihydrodipicolinate synthase family protein — MTHLKRGLWGVLATPFTGPSFAVDTESLRREVELYTHIPATGMVALGVFGEGATLDTAEQRLIVSTVAEAAEETPLIVGLSARSTNVAIEQARTAVEAAGSNLAALMVQANTPNPDLLTAHFTALHEATGADIVLQDYPVASGVKISTAQILAVVERCPFISAIKSEAPPTAAAIAQLTRATDVPVFGGLGGVGLIDELAAGAAGAMTGFSHPEALQLAIQANDDGGFRAARDVFAPWLPLANFEGQPGIGLALRKEILRRRGIIAEALVRPPAPTLPAELADMIDGHLDAVKELA, encoded by the coding sequence ATGACGCACTTGAAGAGGGGGCTCTGGGGCGTGCTGGCCACGCCGTTCACCGGGCCGTCATTCGCCGTCGACACCGAGTCGCTTCGCCGGGAGGTGGAGCTGTACACGCACATTCCGGCCACCGGCATGGTGGCGCTGGGAGTGTTCGGTGAGGGCGCCACGCTGGATACCGCTGAGCAGCGGCTCATCGTCTCCACCGTCGCCGAGGCCGCCGAGGAGACGCCCCTGATCGTGGGGTTGTCGGCGCGGAGCACCAACGTCGCGATTGAGCAGGCCCGCACAGCGGTCGAGGCAGCCGGGTCCAATCTCGCCGCGCTCATGGTGCAGGCGAACACGCCCAATCCGGACCTGCTGACCGCGCACTTCACCGCGCTCCACGAAGCGACCGGCGCCGACATCGTGCTGCAGGACTACCCCGTCGCGTCCGGCGTGAAGATCAGCACCGCGCAGATTCTCGCCGTCGTGGAGCGCTGCCCGTTCATTTCGGCGATCAAGTCCGAGGCACCGCCCACGGCTGCGGCTATTGCTCAGTTGACCCGCGCCACGGACGTGCCGGTGTTCGGTGGGCTCGGCGGCGTCGGCCTGATTGATGAGCTCGCGGCGGGTGCCGCGGGCGCCATGACCGGCTTCTCCCACCCGGAGGCGCTGCAGTTGGCGATCCAAGCGAACGACGACGGCGGCTTCCGTGCCGCCCGCGACGTCTTTGCACCGTGGTTGCCGCTGGCGAACTTCGAGGGTCAGCCGGGGATCGGCCTGGCGCTGCGCAAGGAGATCCTTCGCAGGCGCGGCATCATCGCCGAAGCGCTGGTCCGCCCGCCTGCGCCGACACTGCCTGCTGAACTGGCCGACATGATCGATGGACACCTGGATGCTGTAAAGGAGCTTGCCTAA
- the lhgO gene encoding L-2-hydroxyglutarate oxidase, with protein MTATRYAVIGGGILGTAVARRLLQQEPDASVTVLEKEDSLAAHQTGRNSGVVHAGLYYTPGSLKAKLCRRGVELLKEYCASKDLAYDEIGKVLVARNAVEESRLGDIMTRARANGVPGVRIIDRDELREIEPHVEGVGGLHSPHTAIVDYGAVTRSFADDVVAAGGTVHTGFEVTGITQRGNETLVTGTHNGTDTWEIFDSVIICAGLQADRVAGLAGDREDPKIVPFRGEYYLLKPSKRSLVRGLVYPVPDPQYPFLGVHLTPRTDGEVMVGPNAVLALAREAYGWGTVSPRDLGDAVGYPGFRAFAKQHWKTGAVEMVGSLSRRRFVNEARKYVPELTVDDVVPGPSGIRAQALDRDGSLVDDFRISRHGSVLAVRNAPSPAATSSLAIAEHIVSLVLDTDSKEVA; from the coding sequence ATGACAGCCACACGCTATGCGGTGATCGGCGGCGGAATTCTGGGGACCGCCGTCGCGCGCCGGCTGCTCCAGCAGGAGCCGGACGCTTCCGTGACCGTCCTCGAGAAGGAAGATTCGCTTGCCGCGCACCAGACCGGCCGAAACTCCGGCGTGGTGCACGCCGGGCTGTACTACACGCCCGGATCGCTGAAGGCGAAGCTGTGCCGACGCGGCGTGGAGCTGCTGAAGGAGTACTGCGCTTCGAAAGATTTGGCATATGACGAGATCGGCAAGGTGCTTGTTGCCCGGAACGCGGTGGAGGAATCGCGGCTGGGTGACATCATGACCCGCGCCCGGGCCAACGGAGTCCCGGGTGTGCGGATCATCGACCGCGACGAGTTGCGTGAGATTGAGCCGCACGTTGAGGGTGTTGGCGGGCTGCACTCCCCGCATACGGCGATCGTGGACTACGGCGCTGTGACCCGATCCTTTGCGGACGACGTGGTCGCTGCCGGCGGTACGGTGCACACCGGGTTCGAGGTCACGGGCATCACCCAGCGCGGCAACGAGACGCTGGTGACCGGGACCCACAACGGGACGGACACCTGGGAGATCTTCGACTCGGTGATCATCTGCGCCGGGCTGCAGGCGGACCGGGTGGCTGGGCTGGCCGGTGATCGGGAGGACCCGAAGATTGTGCCCTTCCGCGGCGAGTACTACCTGTTGAAGCCTTCGAAACGCTCGCTGGTCCGCGGGTTGGTGTATCCCGTTCCAGACCCGCAGTACCCGTTCCTCGGCGTGCACCTGACTCCGCGGACCGACGGCGAGGTCATGGTCGGGCCTAACGCGGTGCTCGCACTCGCCCGTGAGGCGTACGGCTGGGGCACTGTGTCTCCCCGCGACCTGGGCGATGCCGTGGGGTACCCCGGCTTCCGGGCCTTCGCGAAGCAGCACTGGAAGACGGGCGCTGTCGAGATGGTGGGGTCGCTGAGCAGGCGCCGCTTCGTGAATGAAGCGCGCAAGTATGTGCCGGAGCTGACCGTTGACGACGTCGTTCCCGGGCCAAGTGGGATCCGCGCCCAGGCGCTGGACCGCGACGGTTCGCTGGTGGACGACTTCCGGATCTCCCGCCACGGGTCGGTGCTGGCGGTGCGGAATGCGCCGTCGCCGGCCGCGACGTCATCGCTGGCGATCGCCGAGCACATTGTTTCGCTTGTTTTGGATACTGATAGTAAGGAAGTTGCATGA
- a CDS encoding TRAP transporter permease, producing MTERPDGNGAVAAHKSPPGSHRATHSRNADEKFTGSPDPYKDTDGKFDEEALIAEFEAEKPARHLTGTPALIIKAVGVILSVFGLYWVFNPMATQFYLPAFLMIGLSMTFLVYRGWGRSDQAKEDIKEGRRSDNPHILDWALAIIAIVPFLYIISDWDAFFRRAIIPTYLDLIMGTIAILVVLEAARRTVGILVPIVVLGFFAYAYFGPYIPDPFQTSSFGWVRLVGHNVMGTQGIFGVPTDVAATYIILFTIYGAVLTASGATKFFIDLSFSAFGQSKSGPGRTVTMAGFLLGTVSGSGVATTVTLGGISWPLLKKAGYPKEHGGGVLAAAGIGAIMSPPTLGAAAFIIAALLNVSYLQVLIWATIPTLLYYLGIILAIEMDARKFKTKPVEIDTTPAGKLLLRFGYHFSSLIAIVVFMALGMTPFRAVVYATILAFLLSFLDKQSWMTPKRIWDALATGATGALSVIPVMAAAGLIVGIMTLTGLGLKLANIIVDFAGGSLFLTALFSAISVILLGLAVPVTASFIISWVIIGPALQDVGVPAFAAAMFIFYYSVLSEVSPPTALSPFAASAITGGKPIKTMWLTWRYTLSAFLVPFIFVLTGPGIGLLMQGGVGTVLLALAVSTVAVAALAVATGGWIMGPANWIERVLIGVGSLPLLVMEPLFLMVGAALIAVGLVLHVVRVKRHPHDDSATPARSETDRSRTAESTP from the coding sequence ATGACCGAGCGACCCGACGGCAATGGTGCCGTAGCTGCGCATAAGTCGCCGCCCGGCTCACACCGCGCTACCCACAGCCGGAACGCGGACGAGAAGTTCACCGGATCTCCGGATCCCTACAAGGACACCGACGGCAAGTTCGACGAAGAAGCGCTGATTGCCGAGTTCGAGGCGGAGAAGCCTGCCCGGCACCTCACCGGCACGCCGGCGCTCATCATCAAGGCGGTTGGCGTCATCCTGTCCGTCTTCGGCCTGTACTGGGTGTTCAACCCGATGGCCACGCAGTTCTACCTGCCGGCGTTCCTGATGATCGGCCTGTCCATGACGTTCCTCGTCTACCGCGGCTGGGGCCGGTCGGACCAGGCCAAGGAAGACATCAAGGAAGGCCGCCGGTCGGACAATCCGCACATCCTCGACTGGGCACTGGCGATCATCGCCATCGTGCCGTTCCTCTACATCATTTCCGACTGGGACGCGTTCTTCCGCCGGGCCATCATCCCCACCTACCTCGACCTGATCATGGGCACCATCGCCATCCTCGTTGTGCTGGAGGCGGCACGGCGGACCGTGGGGATCCTGGTGCCGATCGTCGTCCTCGGCTTCTTCGCTTACGCCTATTTCGGTCCGTACATTCCGGATCCGTTCCAGACGTCGTCGTTCGGGTGGGTCCGCCTGGTGGGCCACAACGTGATGGGAACGCAGGGCATCTTCGGTGTTCCAACGGATGTGGCGGCGACGTACATCATCCTGTTCACTATCTACGGCGCCGTGCTGACGGCGTCGGGAGCCACGAAGTTCTTCATTGACCTGTCCTTCTCGGCATTCGGCCAGTCCAAATCGGGCCCGGGCCGCACAGTCACGATGGCGGGCTTCCTCCTCGGTACGGTGTCGGGTTCCGGCGTCGCCACCACGGTGACCCTCGGTGGTATTTCCTGGCCGCTGCTGAAGAAGGCCGGCTACCCCAAGGAGCACGGTGGCGGTGTCCTCGCGGCCGCCGGTATCGGCGCGATCATGTCGCCCCCGACCCTCGGCGCTGCGGCGTTCATCATCGCCGCTCTGCTGAATGTCTCCTACCTCCAGGTCCTGATCTGGGCCACTATCCCGACCCTCCTGTATTACCTCGGCATCATCCTCGCCATCGAGATGGATGCCCGGAAGTTCAAGACGAAGCCGGTAGAGATCGATACGACGCCCGCCGGCAAGCTGCTGCTCCGCTTCGGCTACCACTTCAGCTCGCTGATCGCGATTGTGGTGTTCATGGCCCTGGGCATGACGCCGTTCCGCGCCGTCGTCTACGCAACGATCCTCGCGTTCCTCCTCAGCTTCCTCGACAAGCAGTCCTGGATGACGCCGAAGCGGATCTGGGACGCGCTGGCCACCGGCGCTACCGGCGCCCTCTCGGTCATTCCCGTCATGGCCGCCGCAGGCCTGATTGTCGGCATCATGACCCTGACCGGGTTGGGCCTGAAGCTCGCGAACATCATTGTGGACTTCGCCGGCGGCAGCCTGTTCCTCACCGCGCTGTTCTCGGCGATCTCGGTGATCCTGCTGGGCCTCGCGGTTCCCGTCACTGCGAGCTTCATCATCTCCTGGGTGATCATCGGCCCGGCACTGCAGGACGTCGGCGTCCCCGCGTTCGCCGCCGCGATGTTCATCTTCTACTACTCCGTGCTCAGCGAAGTGTCGCCTCCGACCGCGCTCTCCCCGTTTGCGGCGTCGGCCATTACCGGCGGCAAACCGATCAAGACGATGTGGCTCACGTGGCGGTACACGCTCTCCGCGTTCCTGGTTCCGTTCATCTTCGTGCTGACCGGCCCGGGTATCGGGCTGCTGATGCAGGGCGGCGTGGGTACCGTGCTTCTGGCGCTGGCGGTTTCAACCGTCGCCGTCGCAGCGCTGGCCGTGGCCACCGGCGGCTGGATCATGGGCCCGGCCAATTGGATAGAGCGGGTGCTCATCGGCGTCGGTTCGCTGCCGCTGCTGGTCATGGAGCCGTTGTTCCTCATGGTCGGCGCGGCGCTGATCGCTGTCGGTCTGGTGCTGCACGTGGTCCGCGTGAAGCGGCACCCGCATGATGATTCCGCCACCCCGGCACGCTCAGAGACTGACCGCTCGCGGACGGCTGAATCGACCCCGTGA
- a CDS encoding CaiB/BaiF CoA transferase family protein gives MGTSGSGPLEGVRVADFSRVLAGPYASMMLADFGADVIKVESPAGDDTRSWTPPVDEHGVGTYFSSVNRNKRSVVCDLRTSEGLARAKDIALHADVIIENFRPGVMKKFGLDYETLERSDLIYCSITGFGSTAGAHLPGYDLLVQAVGGLMSVTGSLDSEPSKVGVALVDVVTGQNAALGILAALRHKDATGQGQRIDVNLLSSLLAGLVNQASSTLATGEAPQRMGNAHPSIAPYETLKTADGPLAVAVGTDRQFASLVRILGVPEMSDDERFKTNTQRVAHRDELKSLLEEQLAKRPAAEWSAVLSKEGVPAGKVNSIVEALQLAEELGLDPAVEMNDDAGPRTSHQVANPIHLSETPASYRRLPPLLGEHNDATFAALSTITSGK, from the coding sequence ATGGGCACGTCAGGTTCAGGCCCTCTCGAGGGCGTCCGGGTGGCGGACTTTTCCCGCGTTCTCGCGGGACCCTATGCGTCGATGATGCTCGCCGATTTCGGGGCGGACGTCATCAAGGTGGAGAGCCCTGCCGGGGATGACACCCGGTCCTGGACGCCGCCCGTCGACGAGCACGGCGTCGGCACGTACTTCTCGAGCGTGAACCGGAACAAGCGCTCGGTGGTGTGCGATCTTCGGACCTCCGAGGGCCTCGCCCGGGCAAAGGACATCGCGCTGCACGCGGACGTGATCATCGAGAACTTCCGGCCCGGCGTGATGAAGAAGTTCGGGCTGGACTACGAGACGCTGGAGCGCTCAGACCTCATCTACTGCTCCATCACCGGCTTCGGCTCGACGGCGGGGGCTCACCTTCCGGGGTATGACCTGCTGGTGCAGGCCGTCGGCGGGTTGATGAGCGTGACCGGATCGCTGGACTCGGAGCCGAGCAAGGTGGGTGTGGCGCTGGTCGACGTGGTGACCGGGCAGAACGCGGCACTTGGGATTCTGGCTGCGCTGCGGCATAAGGACGCCACCGGGCAGGGACAGCGGATCGACGTGAACCTGCTGTCGTCGCTGCTGGCGGGGCTGGTGAACCAGGCGTCGAGCACGCTGGCCACCGGTGAGGCGCCGCAGCGGATGGGGAACGCGCATCCGTCGATCGCTCCGTATGAGACGTTGAAGACCGCCGACGGGCCGCTCGCCGTCGCCGTCGGAACCGACCGGCAGTTTGCTTCGCTGGTGCGGATCCTCGGAGTTCCCGAAATGTCCGACGATGAGCGGTTCAAAACCAACACCCAGCGCGTGGCCCACCGCGATGAGCTCAAGTCTCTCCTCGAGGAGCAGCTCGCCAAGCGTCCCGCGGCCGAGTGGTCCGCCGTCCTGTCCAAGGAGGGCGTCCCGGCCGGGAAGGTGAACTCCATTGTGGAGGCCCTCCAGCTGGCCGAGGAGCTGGGACTTGATCCCGCCGTCGAAATGAACGACGACGCCGGACCGCGCACCAGCCACCAGGTCGCCAACCCGATCCACCTCTCAGAGACCCCTGCCAGCTACCGGCGCCTGCCGCCGCTGCTCGGCGAACACAACGATGCGACCTTCGCGGCGCTCTCGACCATCACCAGCGGAAAGTAG
- a CDS encoding fumarylacetoacetate hydrolase family protein has protein sequence MMNHTLHLCSVREGDAEVAAVVHPQRGLALVRDLIPGFHGDVREILSEELLDKLEDLVRTVDDGEYDHIFKDPSTVTYGAPYRHPRMLWGIGLNYMEHASDLSEGVPEEPASFIKGDHTIIGPGEDIPIPSQSERTTAEGEVAVVIGRYCRNVEVEDALDYVAGVVPVLDQTAEDILQRNPRFLTRSKNFPGFFSFGPRIVPLAEAVGDGILADMEVSTVVNGEVLRTNTVAHMRYSPEYLISFHSKVMPLYPGDIISTGTPGAIHIKPGDVAEARVARVGTLTNPVTAGT, from the coding sequence ATGATGAACCACACGCTGCACCTTTGCTCGGTCCGTGAGGGAGACGCCGAGGTTGCCGCCGTCGTGCATCCGCAACGCGGCCTCGCCCTGGTCCGCGACCTCATTCCCGGCTTCCATGGGGACGTCCGCGAGATCCTTAGCGAGGAACTGCTCGACAAGCTGGAGGATCTGGTCCGCACGGTCGACGACGGCGAATACGACCACATCTTCAAGGACCCTTCCACGGTCACGTACGGCGCACCCTACCGGCATCCGCGGATGCTGTGGGGCATCGGGCTGAACTATATGGAGCACGCATCGGACCTGTCCGAGGGTGTTCCGGAGGAGCCGGCGTCGTTCATCAAGGGCGACCACACCATCATCGGGCCGGGCGAGGACATTCCCATCCCGTCGCAGAGCGAGCGGACTACCGCGGAGGGGGAGGTCGCCGTCGTCATCGGGCGGTACTGCCGCAATGTGGAGGTGGAGGACGCGCTGGACTATGTGGCCGGCGTCGTGCCTGTGCTCGATCAGACCGCGGAGGACATCCTGCAGAGGAACCCGCGGTTCCTGACGCGGTCCAAGAACTTCCCCGGCTTCTTCTCGTTCGGGCCGCGGATCGTGCCGCTGGCCGAGGCAGTGGGCGACGGGATCCTCGCGGACATGGAGGTGTCCACGGTGGTGAACGGGGAGGTGCTGAGGACCAACACCGTGGCGCACATGCGGTACAGCCCCGAATATCTGATCAGTTTCCACTCAAAGGTGATGCCGCTGTATCCGGGCGACATCATTTCAACGGGCACGCCGGGCGCGATCCATATCAAGCCCGGTGATGTCGCCGAGGCGCGGGTGGCCCGCGTCGGGACGTTGACCAACCCGGTGACTGCAGGAACGTAG
- a CDS encoding SDR family oxidoreductase — MDTGLKGKNVLVPGSSSGIGLAIAQALAGEGANVVLAARREDVVQAEAGKLPSAVGVGLDLTLDGAPERLVEAAEKAFGPVDVLILNSGGPPPGGAADVTDEQTLAAVNQLLLQHIKLVSLVLPGMRERGWGRIVAVGSSGVQSPLPNLALSNIGRAGLAGYLKTLAGEVAADGVTVNMVLPGRIDTDRVASLDAGAAKRTGKTPEEARASSEATIPAGRYGKPEEFGAVVAFLASQPAAYVTGEQIRCDGGLVRSY; from the coding sequence ATGGATACCGGACTCAAGGGGAAGAACGTACTGGTACCGGGGTCGAGCTCCGGGATTGGCCTGGCCATTGCGCAGGCGCTGGCCGGTGAGGGTGCCAACGTGGTGCTCGCCGCCCGCCGGGAGGATGTAGTGCAGGCGGAGGCCGGAAAGCTGCCGTCCGCCGTCGGGGTCGGCCTTGACCTGACCCTCGATGGTGCCCCGGAGCGGCTCGTCGAGGCGGCCGAGAAGGCGTTCGGGCCCGTCGATGTGCTGATCCTCAACAGCGGCGGACCGCCGCCCGGTGGCGCCGCTGACGTAACGGATGAGCAGACCCTCGCCGCCGTGAACCAGCTGCTGCTGCAGCACATCAAGCTGGTTTCGCTGGTGCTGCCCGGCATGCGGGAGCGGGGCTGGGGGCGGATTGTCGCCGTCGGGTCCTCCGGGGTGCAGAGCCCGCTGCCGAACCTGGCGCTGTCCAACATCGGCCGCGCCGGGCTCGCCGGGTACCTGAAGACGCTGGCGGGTGAGGTGGCTGCCGATGGCGTCACCGTGAATATGGTGCTGCCCGGCCGGATTGATACCGATCGCGTGGCGTCGCTCGATGCGGGCGCCGCCAAGCGCACGGGCAAGACGCCCGAGGAAGCACGGGCCTCGTCGGAGGCGACCATCCCCGCAGGCCGGTACGGGAAGCCGGAAGAGTTCGGCGCCGTCGTCGCGTTCCTGGCGAGCCAGCCCGCGGCCTACGTGACCGGTGAGCAGATCCGCTGCGACGGCGGACTGGTAAGGAGCTACTGA